A window of Diospyros lotus cultivar Yz01 chromosome 14, ASM1463336v1, whole genome shotgun sequence contains these coding sequences:
- the LOC127790116 gene encoding fasciclin-like arabinogalactan protein 12, giving the protein MVKQLFSPLQLLLIFLCCSTAFSQPPAQAPAAPPPAQAPVALPPPVVQSMAPGPASSGPPNITAILEKAGHFTTFIRLLRSTKMDSDIYTQLNTSSQGLTVFAPDDYAFGNLSAGALNAYNDDQKSQLVKFHLISSYFSLPEFQTVSNPVSTEAGTKVEYPLNVTISGSQVNLTSGFVNTTVSNTVYTNGHLAVYAVDQVLLPRRFFVTPSPAPAPAPSKPVKESPSTPVSTADASVQASGAMPVIHHALSAVTFLSSFIAALTFCI; this is encoded by the coding sequence ATGGTGAAGCAACTTTTCTCACCATTACAACTACTACTAATCTTCCTCTGCTGCTCCACTGCTTTTTCTCAGCCTCCCGCACAGGCTCCGGCAGCTCCCCCACCGGCACAGGCTCCTGTCGCTCTGCCTCCCCCAGTGGTTCAGTCTATGGCACCAGGTCCAGCATCATCAGGTCCACCTAACATCACTGCAATCCTTGAGAAGGCTGGCCACTTCACTACCTTCATTCGCCTTCTAAGGAGCACGAAGATGGACAGCGACATTTACACGCAGCTCAACACATCAAGCCAAGGCCTCACTGTATTCGCCCCTGATGATTATGCCTTTGGTAACCTCTCAGCAGGCGCTCTGAACGCATACAATGATGATCAAAAGTCCCAACTCGTTAAATTCCATCTCATATCATCGTACTTTTCCCTCCCCGAGTTCCAAACCGTGAGCAACCCGGTGAGCACAGAGGCCGGTACTAAAGTTGAGTACCCGCTAAACGTAACCATATCGGGGAGCCAGGTGAATTTAACAAGTGGATTTGTAAATACAACAGTATCCAACACAGTTTATACCAATGGGCACCTAGCAGTATATGCGGTGGACCAGGTTCTCCTTCCAAGGCGTTTCTTTGTAACTCCATCGCCTGCGCCTGCACCAGCACCATCAAAGCCTGTGAAAGAGTCCCCATCTACTCCAGTGTCCACTGCCGATGCCTCAGTTCAAGCTTCTGGTGCAATGCCAGTGATTCACCATGCTCTGAGTGCAGTGACCTTTTTAAGCTCTTTTATTGCCGCACTGACTTTTTGCATCtga
- the LOC127790117 gene encoding fasciclin-like arabinogalactan protein 11 has product MIFLSFPTGFAQSPAQAPVAQPPAQAPVVQPPPKAPLAPGPAPSGPPNITAILEKPAHFSTLIRLLKTTNMDSVITSQLNDSSQGLTVFAPTDKAFAKLSAGSLNSFNNEQKARLIKLHLISSFLSQPEFQTVSNPVNTEAGSTGEYPLNVTVSGNEVKLTTGMVNTTVSSTIYSDGQLAVYQVDKVLLPLNFSGTPSPKPAPSTATASASASSSESESASAPAPSKPDKTDQPPPVSTADASLMLPVQCQRFTMP; this is encoded by the coding sequence ATGATCTTCCTCAGCTTCCCCACAGGTTTTGCTCAGTCTCCAGCACAAGCTCCCGTTGCTCAGCCTCCAGCACAAGCTCCAGTTGTTCAGCCGCCACCCAAAGCTCCACTGGCACCAGGTCCAGCACCATCAGGTCCACCAAACATCACTGCAATCCTTGAGAAGCCCGCTCACTTCTCCACCTTAATTCGCCTACTCAAGACCACAAACATGGATAGTGTGATTACCTCACAGCTCAACGACTCAAGCCAAGGTCTAACTGTATTTGCCCCAACCGATAAGGCCTTTGCCAAGCTCTCAGCAGGTTCTCTAAACTCATTCAACAACGAGCAGAAGGCCCGGCTCATAAAATTGCATCTCatctcttccttcctttccCAACCTGAGTTCCAAACTGTGAGCAACCCCGTGAACACAGAGGCTGGGAGTACTGGCGAATACCCGCTAAATGTAACGGTATCAGGGAATGAGGTGAAGCTAACAACTGGAATGGTTAATACAACAGTATCCAGCACAATTTATTCTGATGGCCAGCTAGCCGTATATCAGGTGGATAAGGTGCTGCTTCCATTAAATTTTTCAGGAACTCCATCTCCTAAACCGGCGCCTTCAACTGCAACTGCATCTGCATCTGCATCCTCATCCGAATCTGAATCTGCATCTGCACCTGCACCTTCCAAGCCCGATAAAACGGATCAACCTCCTCCAGTGTCCACTGCCGATGCCTCGCTCATGCTTCCGGTGCAATGCCAGAGATTCACAATGCCCTGA